In a single window of the Coffea eugenioides isolate CCC68of chromosome 3, Ceug_1.0, whole genome shotgun sequence genome:
- the LOC113764514 gene encoding uncharacterized protein LOC113764514: MPQIQDRTSGDLLENASGSSVKSTTVRFLEFSVFSQEGINLVVDISSSSLDSPKRYENEVCLCQAFQENKFQSFRQELEYLQKNCKQIKSSLTWSTTSKTTSGSDHVKIDSSPNSLKRENEHLVINCPDGENGSLEMSQMKDCKVVREVSDAVEKQENPTLCELDLVVVSDTTSSTSCEVIEPSCAPQAKSTCSFVESLAADGSENATDCQSTRLWNKTYKNADIQSHWSEANHENLFDASSAINTPDVQSSEDAGLQKDAACSPFIYEPLLNPLYNVESTKMEGEVLENSLEIDQNGHFKSSSVVGEAWSCSVNDIEASSKSGNKAEMSISDGGYKRKRQCYQSDKVFGICGGKILRRSTRRHSSKGLPRRSKRLFPKRLSD, translated from the exons ATGCCTCAGATTCAGGATAGAACCTCTGGAGATCTCCTGGAGAATGCCTCTGGTTCTTCCGTGAAGTCTACAACAGTTCGCTTTCTTGAGTTTTCTGTTTTCTCACAAGAAGGGATCAACCTTGTTGTTGATATCAGTTCAAGCTCATTGGATTCGCCTAAGAGATATGAAAATGAAGTCTGCTTGTGTCAAGCTTTCCAGGAGAACAAGTTTCAAAGCTTTCGTCAGGAGCTTGAATACTTGCAAAAGAACTGTAAACAGATAAAGAGTTCTTTGACTTGGAGTACAACTTCAAAGACCACATCTGGAAGTGATCATGTGAAAATTGACTCATCTCCAAATTCactgaaaagagaaaatgaacATTTGGTGATTAATTGTCCAGATGGGGAAAATGGGTCTCTGGAAATGTCTCAAATGAAAGACTGCAAAGTTGTTCGTGAGGTTTCAGATGCTgtggaaaaacaagaaaatccaACTCTTTGCGAGCTTGATTTAGTTGTTGTTTCTGACACGACCTCAAGTACAAGCTGTGAGGTAATAGAACCTTCTTGTGCTCCCCAGGCAAAATCAACCTGCAGTTTCGTGGAAAGCTTAGCAGCAGATGGATCAGAAAATGCAACGGATTGCCAAAGTACAAGGCTTTGGAATAAAACTTACAAGAATGCAGACATACAAAGCCATTGGAGTGAAGCAAATCATGAAAATCTATTTGATGCTTCTTCAGCAATTAATACGCCTGACGTGCAGTCATCAGAAGATGCAGGCCTTCAGAAAGATGCAGCATGTTCTCCTTTTATCTATGAGCCCTTGCTAAATCCTTTATATAATGTGGAAAGCACTAAAATGGAAGGGGAAGTATtggagaattctcttgaaattGACCAAAATGGTCATTTCAAGTCATCATCTGTTGTTGGAGAG GCCTGGAGCTGTAGCGTTAATGACATAGAAGCTTCAAG TAAATCAGGAAACAAAGCAGAAATGTCCATATCTGATGGAGGATATAAAAGAAAGAGACAATGCTATCAATCTGACAAGGTTTTTGGAATTTGTGGTGGAAAAATTTTAAGAAGGTCAACGCGTCGTCATAGTAGCAAAGGTCTCCCAAGAAGATCCAAGCGGCTTTTTCCTAAG CGACTCTCTGATTGA